From Balneola sp. MJW-20:
GAAGAATTTACAGGGATCTCAAGAGAAACCATCCGGCAGACCATACAAAAGGTTAAGCCGGTACTTATGCCGGAAACATCACCTATAGTTTTCATAGACGGTGAGCCGGCATCTTTTCTGGTTTCCGTACCCGATATGAATGAAATATCAGTTAAAACCGGTGGTGAACTCAGGTGGTGGCATTTGCCCCGGGTTCTAACCATAAAGAAAAAGGTGAGTCGCATACGGCCTTTGGCATTTGGGACAGTTCCAAAACACAGAGGAAAAGGGCTTGAAGCACTGATCTGGCGGTTTGGAATTGAACAGCTCCGTATTCACTATCCGAACGTAAAAGAAATGGAAGGAGGTTTTGTCAGTGAGAAAAACTGGATCATGCGACGAAGCCTGGAAGCACTCGGCTGTACGATTTCCAAGACCTACAGGGTTTATAAATGGATTTTTTAGGTTGGAGGTTTGAGAGTTGACATCCTCCATTAAAAAAAAGTACTAACCAGTATTTAATATCTGTTCCTAAAGATCTTATTCAAGAGGATTCGTCCCAGATCCTTTTTGGTGGCTTTAAATTGCTCGTCGGAAGTTTTACTCAGCAGATGGACCTTATTTAGATCCGACCCGAACCCGGAATCTTGGTCGTTGAGGGAGTTCGCGATGATATAATCAGCATTCTTTTCATCCAGTTTAGTTCGGGCATTTCGAAGCAGGTTTTCCGTCTCCATCGCAAATCCGATCAGGATCTGTTCCTCTTTTTTGTTTTCTCCTAGCCATTTTAGAATATCCTGTGTTCTCTTTAATCTGATCTCTGATCCGCTTTCGGACTTCTTAACTTTATGTTCGTGAACTTCAGAGGGGGTGAAATCAGCCACTGCGGCAGACATGATTACTATATCTGCATCCTGATACTCTTTTACGGCATCAAACATCTGAGCAGCACTGGTTACGGGCACTCTTCGGAGGTCGTCGGGGGCTGCAACCGATAGCGGACCATGTATCAGTATCACTTCAGCGCCGAGATCCCTTGCCGCCTCTGCCATAGCAATGCCCATTTTTCCTGAGCTTGGATTAGATATGAATCGTACGGGATCTAGGTATTCACGGGTAGGTCCAGCCGTAACTAAAACTTTTTTACCCTCTAAAGGGCCTTCCATATTGCCTATGATATCCGAGGCAGATCTCAGAATGTCTTCGGTTTCTGGCAGTCTTCCTTTTCCCTCCAGGCCGCTGGCCAGGTAACCACTGGCTGGTTCAAGAATGTGATAGCCTTTTTGCTCCAGCTCTGTGAGGTTTTTCGACACCGAAGGGGACTCATACATCTCTCCGTCCATGGTCGGGCAGATGAGAATGGGGCAGCGGGCAGCAAGTACCGTGCTGGTCAGCATATTATCAGATATCCCGTGTGTGATCTTAGCCAGGGTGTTTGCGGTACAGGGTGCGATCACAAATAGATCGGCCCATTCTCCCCAGTATATGTGGCGGGTCCAGTCGTCCGACTGGCCTTCATCAGGAAAGATCTCAACAGCGACCTCATGGCCTGACAGGGAAGCAAAGGTGTCAGAACCAATAAAGCGGGTTGCTGAAGGAGTCATAGTAACTCTGACTTCGGCACCCGCTTTTTGAAATTCTCTCAGTAAGTATGCAGCCTTATAAGCTGCAATTCCTCCGGTTACACCGAGAATGATGCGTTTACCGGAGAGCATGATTACTCCTCTTCTGGGCGACGGTAGTATATCTTATCGTCCTGCATTTCGTCTACTGATCTCTGAGTAGCGTGAGGGAGTACTTCAAAAGCTTTGGAAATTTGTTCCTGCTCTTCGTTAAATGAGAATTCATCATCGTCTTCGAATCCTTCGAAGTATTTCAGTTTCTCATCCAGTTCCAGCTTTTCCTGAGCTGCGATCTGACGAGCTCTCTTGGAAAGAATTACCAGTAATTCATATTTATTACCGGTTTTGAATTTCAGTTTCTCGATATCGAGAGTTTTAATAGGCATGTTGCTTATTGATTATTCATGAAATCGGATACCAGCTTGTTGATCTCACTGTAAGCGGTATCCAGATCATCGTTAATAACGATCCGATCAAAACGATCGGCGTAAGTAAGTTCTTCTTCGGCTCGTTCAAGTCGCAGCCGAAGCGTTTCTTTATCTTCGGTGCCACGGGCAATGAGCCTTTCCTTCAGTGTTTGCAGTGAGGGAGGTTTAATAAAGATACTGAGACATTCATCTCCATAGATCTCTTTGACATTAACCGCACCTTTCACTTCCACGTCAAGAAGAATAAAATACCCTGAATTTAGTATTTTATCAACCTCTGAGCGCAATGTACCATATCTCTTCCCGCCATAGAATTCCTCCCATTCCAGAAAATCTTTTTCCTCAATTCTCTTGCTGAATTCATCATCAGACAGGAAAAAGTAATCTTTTCCATGAATCTCGCCTTCACGTGGCGGGCGGGTAGTAGCAGAAACGGAAAATTTAATATTGTCAAAATCCTTAAACAGGCGCTTTGCCATAGTGCTTTTCCCGGAACCACTGGGAGCGACCAGAATGATGACCTTTCCCTTTTTCATCTCCCTTATTCTACGTTCTGTACCTGTTCGCGGATCTGTTCCAGTGCTTCCTTGGATGCTACTACGTTTTGAGCCACGTCTGAATTATTAGCTTTGGAGCCTATGGTATTCAGTTCCCGGTTGATCTCCTGGGTCAGGAAGTTAAGCCGTCGACCTGATGGTTCTTTTTTCTGCATGGCATCCAGGAAGAATTTCAAATGTGATTTAAGTCTGACGATCTCCTCGGTGATATCCATCTTATCAACCAGTACAGCGATCTCCATCTCCAGACGATCTTCATCGATCTTATCTTCTTCAATGATCTGTGCAATGCGCTCACGCAGTTTCGCTCGGATCTCTTCTCCTTTGCCCTCGGTATCTTTTTCGATCACTTCAAGGTTATCACTGATCGTCCTGATACGATCTTCAAGATCATTCTGGAGTTGAGTTCCTTCCTGCCGGCGCATGTTAATAAGATTATCCAGAGCCGATTGTGTAGCTTTTTTTACCAGCATCCATTTTCGTTCGGTCTCTTCCTCATCTTCTTCTTCATTAATGAAGATATCACCAAACTGAGTCAGGTCTTTTACACTGATTGGCTCTTCAATACCTGCATTTACCTGAACTTCTTTCAGCAGCTTCATATATCCGCGCACCTTGGGAATATTAACTGATATATCCAGATCTTCAGAGCCTACTTCTGTAACATGTACCGAAACATTGAGTTTCCCGCGGTTCACACGGTCAAGAATGGCTTCTTTGACTTGTAATTCTTTATCCTGCAGCTGTTGTGGGAGCCGGATATTCACGTCCATATATCGGCTGTTGAGTGATTTTATCTCAACGGTCGCAGTTGTGCCGTTATCAGTGGCATCTCCTCGACCGAATCCCGTCATCGATAATATCATTTAAAATTGGTCTGTTGATAGATTTGAGGCTTAAATAATACTGTATCTAAATTTAAAAAACTAAGACCTTGGCAAATGATCTCTTATTAGTATCTTTTGCGCGATGAACGATCAGACAATTTTAGGTATATCTGCATTTTATCACGACTCCGCTGCTTGTGTAACGGTGAATGGCGAAATTGTAGTTGCAGCTCAGGAGGAGCGATTCACCCGAAGAAAACATGATGACCGTTTCCCTACAGAGGCCATCAGCTGGTGTCTGGAGGAGACAGGAATTAGGATAGATGATCTTGATGCGATCGTGTTCTATGATAAACCCTTCCTGAAATTTGAACGGTTGCTGGAAACCTACTTATCCTTTGCTCCAAAGGGCGTACGGTCATTTATTACCTCAATGCCGGTTTGGCTTAAAGAAAAGATGTTTCTCAAAAAGCAGATCTATGACGGACTCAAAGAAATTGAGGAATACGATAAGGAGAAGGTCAATTTACTATTCCCGGAGCACCACCTGAGTCATGCGGCCAGTGCTTTTTATCCCTCACCCTATGAAGAATCGGCGATCCTTACCATCGATGGTGTGGGAGAGTGGGCTACCGCGTCGATTGGGCTTGGTAAAGGCTCCGATATCTCCATCATAAAGGAACTTAAATTTCCGCATTCACTGGGACTGCTGTACTCTGCCTTTACGTACTTCCTGGGTTTTCGTGTAAATTCCGGTGAGTATAAACTCATGGGTTTGGCTCCTTACGGTGATCCCGATTCAGAGCTGGTTCAGGAGTATATGGATAAGATCAGGAATGAACTGGTTGATATCAGAGAGGATGGGTCCATCTGGCTGGATCAGTCTTATTTTGATTACTCGACCGGTCTGAAAATGATCAAAGAAAAGAAGTGGGAAAAACTCTTCGGGTTCAGCCGGAGAGAAGAGGAGTCGGAATTGCAGCAGCATGAGGCGGATCTTGCCTTGGCTATTCAGAAAGTAACAGAAGAGATCGTACTGAAAATGGCCGAGCATGCCAGAGAACTGACCGGTTCCACTAATCTATGTATGGCCGGAGGAGTTGCTCTGAATTGTGTGGCAAACGGAAAAATACAGGATGCCGGAATATTTGATAAGATCTTCATTCAACCTGCTGCGGGCGATGCCGGCGGTGCGGTAGGTGCAGCTCTAGCAGTTCATTACCTGTACTTTGAAAATAAAAGATCGGTTGTTCAGCCGGATGCGATGAAAGGGGCTTACCTGGGACCTGAATATCATAATCTTGATATTGACCGTAGTCTTAAAAAGCTGAATGCAGTTGCCTTAAAGGTTCAGGAAGAAGAGATCTATCCTCAGGCTGCACAATGGCTTGACGAGGGTAAAGTAGTGGGCTGGTTTCAGGGCCGGATGGAGTTCGGTCCCCGCGCTCTGGGTGGAAGAAGTATTCTGGGAGATCCGAGAAAACCGGACATGCAGAAAAAACTGAACCTGAAGATCAAATACCGGGAATCCTTCCGGCCATTTGCACCTTCAGTACTGGCAGAAGAAGCGTTCACCTATTTTGACCTGGAAGGATACTCACCGTATATGCTGCTGGTACAGCCGGTAGGAGAGGAGTACTGGAATGAACTGCCGGAACATTATCATAAAATGCCGCTGAGGGAAAAACTGGCTTATGAGCGTTCGGACTACCCGGCTATAACGCATATTGATTTTTCAGCCCGTATACAGACGGTGCACAAAGAAACCAATCCGCGTTACTGGAAACTGATCAAAGCTTTTGAGGACCGGACAGGCTGCGCCATGGTGGTAAATACGAGCTTTAATGTAAGGGGAGAACCTATTGTGTGTACTCCCGAAGACGCTTATCGCTGTTTTATGAATACAGAAATGGATTATCTGGTGATGGGTGATTATGTTTTTGACAAGAAAGATCAGCCAGAGTGGCGAAAACAAATGGTCTTTGAAAAAGATTAAGAGGATATAGTATGGATCTGCTGAAAGATTTATGGGCATTTATGAAAGAACGGAAGAAATTCTGGCTGGCACCGGTGATTGTGGTGCTTCTGCTGCTTGGGTTCCTGATCGTGATCGGGGGAGGGTCCTCCATCGCTCCGTTTATCTACACTTTATTCTGATAAACTATGCTGCCTGAACGCGACCTGGACTTTGTAAAGCAGGACCCTCAGACCCCAAAGACCCAGCTGGTGATGGTCACAGGACTGCTCCTGATCTCTATCCTGCTGGATAATATGATCCTGGCTTATGTGGCATTGGGTATTGGTCTGCTGAGCCTCATGTTTAAACCGGCCGGGGACTTCCTGGTATGGGTTTGGTATAAGATTGCGGAAATACTCAGCAGGGTGGTTAATCCGATCGTGCTCGGACTGGTCTATTTCATCTTCATTAGCCCGATCGCACTGCTTTTCCGTGCCTTCGGGAATGATCCGCTTTCTTTAAAGAGACCGAAGGGCAGTTTGTATGAGCTAAGGGAGAAGACCTTTGGGAAAGAGGACCTGGAAAAGCCTTTTTGATTTTCCAGGACCAAGTCACGTTTTTTTATTAAAACAGAATTGAGAATTAAGATTTCTCTTCTTCCACTTTTTGAAGTGATACCGCATTTACACAATAACGGAGTCCGCTGGGAGCGGGGCCGTCAGGGAAGACATGTCCAAGATGCGCATCACATACATTGCAGAGGATCTCGATGCGGCTCATGAACATGGAGTTATCCTGTTCATATTTGATAGCATTAACTTCTGCCGG
This genomic window contains:
- the coaBC gene encoding bifunctional phosphopantothenoylcysteine decarboxylase/phosphopantothenate--cysteine ligase CoaBC, with the translated sequence MLSGKRIILGVTGGIAAYKAAYLLREFQKAGAEVRVTMTPSATRFIGSDTFASLSGHEVAVEIFPDEGQSDDWTRHIYWGEWADLFVIAPCTANTLAKITHGISDNMLTSTVLAARCPILICPTMDGEMYESPSVSKNLTELEQKGYHILEPASGYLASGLEGKGRLPETEDILRSASDIIGNMEGPLEGKKVLVTAGPTREYLDPVRFISNPSSGKMGIAMAEAARDLGAEVILIHGPLSVAAPDDLRRVPVTSAAQMFDAVKEYQDADIVIMSAAVADFTPSEVHEHKVKKSESGSEIRLKRTQDILKWLGENKKEEQILIGFAMETENLLRNARTKLDEKNADYIIANSLNDQDSGFGSDLNKVHLLSKTSDEQFKATKKDLGRILLNKIFRNRY
- a CDS encoding DNA-directed RNA polymerase subunit omega produces the protein MPIKTLDIEKLKFKTGNKYELLVILSKRARQIAAQEKLELDEKLKYFEGFEDDDEFSFNEEQEQISKAFEVLPHATQRSVDEMQDDKIYYRRPEEE
- the gmk gene encoding guanylate kinase; translation: MKKGKVIILVAPSGSGKSTMAKRLFKDFDNIKFSVSATTRPPREGEIHGKDYFFLSDDEFSKRIEEKDFLEWEEFYGGKRYGTLRSEVDKILNSGYFILLDVEVKGAVNVKEIYGDECLSIFIKPPSLQTLKERLIARGTEDKETLRLRLERAEEELTYADRFDRIVINDDLDTAYSEINKLVSDFMNNQ
- a CDS encoding YicC/YloC family endoribonuclease, translating into MILSMTGFGRGDATDNGTTATVEIKSLNSRYMDVNIRLPQQLQDKELQVKEAILDRVNRGKLNVSVHVTEVGSEDLDISVNIPKVRGYMKLLKEVQVNAGIEEPISVKDLTQFGDIFINEEEDEEETERKWMLVKKATQSALDNLINMRRQEGTQLQNDLEDRIRTISDNLEVIEKDTEGKGEEIRAKLRERIAQIIEEDKIDEDRLEMEIAVLVDKMDITEEIVRLKSHLKFFLDAMQKKEPSGRRLNFLTQEINRELNTIGSKANNSDVAQNVVASKEALEQIREQVQNVE
- a CDS encoding carbamoyltransferase, producing MNDQTILGISAFYHDSAACVTVNGEIVVAAQEERFTRRKHDDRFPTEAISWCLEETGIRIDDLDAIVFYDKPFLKFERLLETYLSFAPKGVRSFITSMPVWLKEKMFLKKQIYDGLKEIEEYDKEKVNLLFPEHHLSHAASAFYPSPYEESAILTIDGVGEWATASIGLGKGSDISIIKELKFPHSLGLLYSAFTYFLGFRVNSGEYKLMGLAPYGDPDSELVQEYMDKIRNELVDIREDGSIWLDQSYFDYSTGLKMIKEKKWEKLFGFSRREEESELQQHEADLALAIQKVTEEIVLKMAEHARELTGSTNLCMAGGVALNCVANGKIQDAGIFDKIFIQPAAGDAGGAVGAALAVHYLYFENKRSVVQPDAMKGAYLGPEYHNLDIDRSLKKLNAVALKVQEEEIYPQAAQWLDEGKVVGWFQGRMEFGPRALGGRSILGDPRKPDMQKKLNLKIKYRESFRPFAPSVLAEEAFTYFDLEGYSPYMLLVQPVGEEYWNELPEHYHKMPLREKLAYERSDYPAITHIDFSARIQTVHKETNPRYWKLIKAFEDRTGCAMVVNTSFNVRGEPIVCTPEDAYRCFMNTEMDYLVMGDYVFDKKDQPEWRKQMVFEKD
- a CDS encoding DUF5989 family protein, whose protein sequence is MDLLKDLWAFMKERKKFWLAPVIVVLLLLGFLIVIGGGSSIAPFIYTLF